The Nocardioides salarius genome includes a region encoding these proteins:
- a CDS encoding multifunctional oxoglutarate decarboxylase/oxoglutarate dehydrogenase thiamine pyrophosphate-binding subunit/dihydrolipoyllysine-residue succinyltransferase subunit has product MPQSPSSSPSTSPEVSDDFGANEWLVEEMYERYRKDPSSVEPSWASYFEANGNGASTGSAPAQQAPQAEKTPEKTPEKKPEEQAEKKPASKPSGTSETASSEAPAPVAKPRPETKAAEPSKGTTTPMAKESKPPAPAEASDEPTYKVLRGAPARTAANMDVSLTVPTATSVRSVPVKLLWDNRTVINNHLARARGGKVSFTHLIGYALVKALKSMPEMNNSYAEVDGKPNLVTPAHVNLGLAIDQKKSDGTRQLLVPSIKGCEAMDFAGFWTAYEDMVTKARDNKLGVVDFQGTTISLTNVGGLGTNHSVPRLMTGQSAIIGVGAMEYPPEWQGASEEAIARNAISKVMTLTSTYDHRVIQGAQSGEFLKRVHQLLLGQDGFYDEIFRSLRIPYEPIRWGHDIATSHDDEISKQARILELIHAYRVRGHMMADTDPLEYRQRTHPDLEIETHGLSLWDLDREFATGSFGGTGRRFMRLRDILGILRDSYCRTTGIEYMHIMDPEQRRWIQERVEQPHTKPPREEQLRILLKLNQAEAFETFLQTKFVGQKRFSLEGGETTIPVIDEICEAAAESGLDEVTMGMAHRGRLNVLANIVGKNYSQIFREFEGNIDPRTVQGSGDVKYHLGAEGEFEAESGETVKVSVAANPSHLEAVDPVLEGIARAKQDVLDQGSAYPVLPLLVHGDAAFAGQGVVAETLNLSQLRGYRTGGTVHLVVNNQVGFTTSPGSSRSSLYCTDVARMVQAPIFHVNGDDPEACIRVARLAFEYRQAFNKDVVIDLVCYRRRGHNEGDDPSYTQPLMYDLIEQKRSVRKLYTESLIGRGDITIEEAEQVLKNYQQQLERVFTEVREATGHPSEWTTVPDYPEKPSGEADTSVPLEYLKRVADAYVTPPEGFTVHPKVMPQLQRRAKAITEGPIDWGTGEVLAFGALLMEGRPVRLAGQDSRRGTFVSRFGTIIDRVNADEWTPLSSLTEDQAKLYLYDSLLSEYAALGFEYGYSVARPEALVLWEAQFGDFVNGAQTVIDEFISAGETKWRQQSGVVLLLPHGYEGQGPDHSSARIERFLTMAADEAFVVAQPSTPASYFHLLRQHSLGEAHRPLIVFTPKSMLKRKEAASQPEDFTSGTFRPFIGDADADASKVDTLLICSGRVTWDLMVERAKREGSERFAIARVEQLYPRPLDEIKAEIARYPHLKTVRWVQDEPRNMGPWPHYQLNAWPEVDAQVEPVTRPESSSPSVGTAKRHQAEQKDLLDQAFA; this is encoded by the coding sequence GTGCCGCAGTCCCCCAGCAGTTCCCCCTCCACCTCCCCCGAGGTCTCCGACGACTTCGGTGCCAACGAGTGGCTCGTGGAGGAGATGTACGAGCGCTACCGCAAGGATCCGAGCAGCGTGGAGCCCAGCTGGGCCTCCTACTTCGAGGCCAACGGCAACGGCGCCAGCACCGGCTCCGCCCCGGCGCAGCAGGCCCCGCAGGCCGAGAAGACGCCCGAGAAGACGCCCGAGAAGAAGCCCGAGGAGCAGGCCGAGAAGAAGCCTGCGTCGAAGCCCTCCGGCACGTCCGAGACCGCGAGCTCCGAGGCGCCCGCCCCGGTCGCCAAGCCGCGCCCGGAGACCAAGGCCGCCGAGCCCTCGAAGGGAACCACCACCCCGATGGCCAAGGAGTCCAAGCCGCCGGCCCCCGCCGAGGCCAGCGACGAGCCGACGTACAAGGTGCTGCGCGGCGCGCCGGCCCGCACCGCGGCCAACATGGACGTCTCCCTGACGGTGCCCACCGCCACCTCGGTGCGCTCGGTGCCGGTCAAGCTGCTGTGGGACAACCGCACCGTCATCAACAACCACCTCGCCCGCGCCCGCGGCGGCAAGGTCTCCTTCACGCACCTGATCGGCTACGCGCTGGTCAAGGCCCTGAAGTCGATGCCGGAGATGAACAACTCCTACGCCGAGGTCGACGGCAAGCCCAACCTGGTCACCCCCGCCCACGTCAACCTCGGCCTGGCCATCGACCAGAAGAAGTCCGACGGCACCCGCCAGCTGCTGGTGCCGAGCATCAAGGGCTGCGAGGCGATGGACTTCGCCGGCTTCTGGACCGCCTACGAGGACATGGTCACCAAGGCCCGCGACAACAAGCTGGGCGTCGTGGACTTCCAGGGCACCACCATCAGCCTGACGAACGTCGGCGGCCTGGGCACCAACCACTCCGTGCCGCGCCTGATGACGGGGCAGAGCGCCATCATCGGCGTCGGCGCGATGGAGTACCCGCCGGAGTGGCAGGGCGCCTCGGAGGAGGCGATCGCGCGCAACGCGATCTCCAAGGTGATGACCCTGACCTCCACCTACGACCACCGCGTCATCCAGGGCGCGCAGTCGGGTGAGTTCCTCAAGCGGGTCCACCAGCTGCTGCTGGGCCAGGACGGCTTCTACGACGAGATCTTCCGGTCGCTGCGGATCCCCTACGAGCCGATCCGCTGGGGCCACGACATCGCGACGTCGCACGACGACGAGATCAGCAAGCAGGCGCGCATCCTTGAGCTGATCCACGCCTACCGGGTGCGCGGTCACATGATGGCCGACACCGACCCGCTGGAGTACCGCCAGCGCACCCACCCCGACCTCGAGATCGAGACGCACGGGCTGAGCCTGTGGGACCTCGACCGCGAGTTCGCCACCGGCTCCTTCGGCGGCACCGGGCGCCGCTTCATGCGCCTGCGCGACATCCTGGGCATCCTGCGCGACTCCTACTGCCGCACCACCGGCATCGAGTACATGCACATCATGGATCCCGAGCAGCGTCGCTGGATCCAGGAGCGTGTCGAGCAGCCGCACACCAAGCCGCCCCGCGAGGAGCAGCTGCGGATCCTGCTCAAGCTCAACCAGGCCGAGGCCTTCGAGACGTTCCTGCAGACCAAGTTCGTCGGCCAGAAGCGGTTCTCGCTCGAGGGCGGCGAGACCACGATCCCGGTCATCGACGAGATCTGTGAGGCCGCGGCCGAGTCGGGCCTCGACGAGGTCACGATGGGCATGGCCCACCGTGGCCGGCTCAACGTGCTGGCCAACATCGTGGGCAAGAACTACTCCCAGATCTTCCGCGAGTTCGAGGGCAACATCGACCCCCGCACCGTGCAGGGCTCCGGCGACGTGAAGTACCACCTCGGCGCCGAGGGCGAGTTCGAGGCCGAGAGCGGCGAGACCGTCAAGGTCTCGGTGGCCGCGAACCCCTCGCACCTCGAGGCCGTCGACCCGGTGCTCGAGGGCATCGCCCGCGCCAAGCAGGACGTCCTCGACCAGGGCAGCGCCTACCCGGTGCTGCCGCTGCTGGTCCACGGCGACGCGGCCTTCGCGGGCCAGGGCGTGGTCGCGGAGACCCTCAACCTCTCCCAGCTGCGCGGCTACCGCACCGGCGGCACCGTGCACCTGGTGGTCAACAACCAGGTCGGCTTCACCACCTCCCCCGGCTCGTCGCGCTCCTCGCTGTACTGCACCGACGTGGCCCGGATGGTCCAGGCGCCGATCTTCCACGTCAACGGCGACGACCCCGAGGCCTGCATCCGCGTGGCCCGGCTGGCCTTCGAGTACCGCCAGGCCTTCAACAAGGACGTCGTCATCGACCTCGTCTGCTACCGCCGGCGCGGCCACAACGAGGGCGACGACCCGTCGTACACGCAGCCGCTGATGTACGACCTGATCGAGCAGAAGCGCTCGGTGCGCAAGCTCTACACCGAGTCCCTCATCGGTCGTGGCGACATCACGATCGAGGAGGCCGAGCAGGTCCTCAAGAACTACCAGCAGCAGCTCGAGCGCGTCTTCACCGAGGTGCGCGAGGCCACCGGCCACCCCTCGGAGTGGACCACGGTCCCCGACTACCCCGAGAAGCCCAGCGGCGAGGCCGACACCTCGGTGCCGCTGGAGTACCTCAAGCGGGTCGCCGACGCCTACGTCACCCCGCCCGAGGGCTTCACCGTGCACCCCAAGGTGATGCCGCAGCTGCAGCGCCGCGCCAAGGCCATCACCGAGGGCCCCATCGACTGGGGCACCGGCGAGGTGCTGGCCTTCGGCGCGCTGCTGATGGAGGGCCGCCCGGTCCGCCTGGCCGGCCAGGACTCGCGCCGCGGCACGTTCGTCTCGCGCTTCGGCACCATCATCGACCGCGTCAACGCCGACGAGTGGACGCCGCTGTCGTCGCTGACCGAGGACCAGGCCAAGCTCTACCTCTACGACTCGCTGCTCTCCGAGTACGCCGCGCTCGGCTTCGAGTACGGCTACTCCGTGGCGCGTCCCGAGGCGCTGGTGCTGTGGGAGGCGCAGTTCGGCGACTTCGTCAACGGCGCGCAGACCGTCATCGACGAGTTCATCTCGGCCGGCGAGACCAAGTGGCGCCAGCAGTCGGGCGTCGTGCTGCTGCTGCCGCACGGCTACGAGGGCCAGGGCCCCGACCACTCCTCGGCCCGCATCGAGCGCTTCTTGACCATGGCCGCCGACGAGGCGTTCGTGGTCGCCCAGCCCTCGACGCCGGCGTCGTACTTCCACCTGCTGCGCCAGCACTCGCTGGGCGAGGCGCACCGCCCGCTGATCGTCTTCACGCCCAAGTCGATGCTCAAGCGCAAGGAGGCCGCCTCGCAGCCCGAGGACTTCACCTCGGGCACCTTCCGGCCCTTCATCGGCGACGCCGACGCGGACGCCTCGAAGGTGGACACCCTGCTCATCTGCTCGGGGCGCGTGACCTGGGACCTGATGGTCGAGCGGGCCAAGCGCGAGGGCTCGGAGCGCTTCGCCATCGCGCGCGTCGAGCAGCTCTACCCGCGACCGCTCGACGAAATCAAGGCCGAGATCGCGCGCTACCCGCACCTCAAGACGGTGCGCTGGGTGCAGGACGAGCCCCGCAACATGGGCCCGTGGCCGCACTACCAGCTCAACGCCTGGCCCGAGGTCGACGCACAGGTGGAGCCGGTCACCCGCCCGGAGTCCTCCTCCCCGTCGGTCGGCACCGCCAAGCGCCACCAGGCCGAGCAGAAGGACCTGCTCGACCAGGCGTTCGCCTGA
- a CDS encoding DUF6104 family protein: MYYTDRGIEELERRRGDEEVTLAWLAEQLQAFTDTHPEFETAVERLATWLARLDDPED, encoded by the coding sequence ATGTACTACACGGACCGGGGCATCGAGGAGCTCGAGCGACGCCGGGGTGACGAGGAGGTCACCCTGGCGTGGCTCGCCGAGCAGCTGCAGGCCTTCACCGACACCCACCCGGAGTTCGAGACCGCGGTGGAGCGGCTGGCGACCTGGCTGGCCCGTCTCGACGATCCGGAAGACTGA
- a CDS encoding LCP family protein, translated as MTTTTTTTTTARRRTRAGRGLRTALLGTVLAGTALVVPPPEVAPGDVALVKAQRSGAVDLSPDVVWILAVGSDARPGQSMTRSRGDALQMVGIDTRTGAASAIGIPRDSFVPIPGHSANRVNAAMVLGGPELLGRTVGAMVGVQPDYVMVTRFPFFEDLVDDIGGITVTNPRRFSDSSLKPEGFAQGRIRLNGYGAMAFSRIRKTLAGGDFARSANQQRVLRGIGAEIRAKADRPGFVERGVLSVVQHMDTDLGPGELFRLARAVARVDPARITTCVVGGAVATIRGMSVVRPNLTQARRLGAAARGDATLPPGC; from the coding sequence ATGACCACGACCACGACCACGACGACGACGGCGAGGAGGCGCACGCGGGCCGGGCGCGGCCTGCGCACCGCCCTGCTCGGCACGGTGCTGGCCGGCACCGCCCTCGTGGTGCCCCCGCCGGAGGTGGCGCCGGGCGACGTCGCCCTGGTGAAGGCGCAGCGCTCCGGCGCGGTCGACCTGAGCCCCGACGTGGTGTGGATCCTCGCCGTGGGCTCCGACGCGCGGCCCGGGCAGTCGATGACCCGCTCGCGCGGCGACGCGCTGCAGATGGTCGGCATCGACACGCGCACCGGGGCGGCCTCGGCGATCGGCATCCCGCGCGACTCGTTCGTCCCCATCCCGGGCCACTCCGCCAACCGGGTCAACGCGGCCATGGTGCTGGGCGGGCCCGAGCTGCTCGGACGCACCGTGGGCGCGATGGTGGGGGTCCAGCCCGACTACGTGATGGTCACCCGGTTCCCGTTCTTCGAGGACCTGGTCGACGACATCGGCGGCATCACGGTCACCAACCCGCGCCGCTTCTCCGACAGCTCGCTGAAGCCCGAGGGCTTCGCCCAGGGCCGCATCCGGCTCAACGGGTACGGCGCCATGGCCTTCTCCCGCATCCGCAAGACGCTCGCGGGCGGCGACTTCGCCCGCTCGGCCAACCAGCAGCGGGTGCTGCGCGGCATCGGTGCCGAGATCCGCGCCAAGGCCGACCGGCCGGGCTTCGTCGAGCGCGGCGTGCTCAGCGTGGTCCAGCACATGGACACCGACCTCGGGCCCGGCGAGCTGTTCCGCCTGGCGCGCGCCGTCGCGCGGGTGGACCCCGCTCGCATCACCACCTGCGTCGTGGGTGGGGCGGTGGCGACCATCCGCGGGATGAGCGTGGTGCGGCCCAACCTCACCCAGGCCCGTCGCCTGGGGGCGGCCGCGCGCGGCGACGCCACGCTGCCCCCCGGCTGTTGA
- a CDS encoding acetoacetate decarboxylase family protein, with translation MSTDATSSPAPGDGSVDYPPAPWQMVGQMWVSVFRVGRDVDERHPKGVYGAAFVSYEEGSPLTYSELLVARVMRTPAGERRVSITDIWVDSPASVAGGRGLWAIPKGLGDFESSTSQRGPLSRASWSMSTAGQPVASARFSDLSSLAPRVPAKGGTWQAPIDAHTVPVETGMAGRSKVAPCTARWDFDPAGPLGWLAGRRHLLSFRQRDFTLSFG, from the coding sequence ATGAGCACGGACGCGACCTCCTCCCCCGCTCCCGGCGACGGCTCGGTGGACTACCCGCCGGCGCCCTGGCAGATGGTGGGCCAGATGTGGGTCTCGGTCTTCCGCGTCGGCCGCGACGTGGACGAGCGGCACCCGAAGGGCGTCTACGGCGCCGCCTTCGTCTCCTACGAGGAGGGCAGCCCGCTGACCTACTCCGAGCTGCTGGTGGCGCGCGTGATGCGCACCCCCGCCGGCGAGCGCCGGGTCAGCATCACCGACATCTGGGTCGACTCCCCCGCCTCGGTGGCGGGCGGTCGTGGGCTCTGGGCGATCCCCAAGGGGCTGGGCGACTTCGAGTCGTCGACCTCGCAGCGGGGTCCGCTCTCGCGGGCGTCGTGGTCGATGAGCACCGCCGGGCAGCCGGTCGCCAGCGCGCGCTTCAGCGACCTGTCGTCACTGGCGCCGCGGGTGCCCGCCAAGGGCGGCACCTGGCAGGCCCCGATCGATGCCCACACCGTGCCGGTGGAGACCGGCATGGCCGGGCGCTCGAAGGTGGCCCCGTGCACCGCCCGGTGGGACTTCGACCCCGCCGGCCCGCTGGGCTGGCTGGCCGGTCGGCGGCACCTGCTCTCCTTCCGCCAGCGCGACTTCACGCTGTCGTTCGGCTGA